One stretch of Micromonospora echinospora DNA includes these proteins:
- a CDS encoding winged helix-turn-helix transcriptional regulator, with protein sequence MIVELLLLVTARAGEPSAVLPALDLLPHSVRTAPRDVRTLVSGPTPDAVLVDARSELSEARATCRMLHATGLGVPLVAVVTEAGLIALNADWGVDDVILAGAGPAEVEARLRLAVGRLSNATAGAGGSIRAGELNIDPDTYAAKLKGRPLDLTYKEFELLKFLAQHPGRVFTRDQLLREVWGYDYFGGTRTVDVHVRRLRAKLGSEYESMIGTVRQVGYKFVVPPSRSLPESEPAPLPV encoded by the coding sequence GTGATCGTGGAGCTCCTGCTGCTCGTGACCGCACGGGCCGGTGAGCCGTCGGCGGTGTTGCCGGCACTCGACCTGCTGCCGCATTCGGTCCGCACCGCACCCCGCGACGTCCGCACGCTGGTGTCCGGCCCCACGCCGGACGCCGTACTGGTGGACGCCCGCTCCGAACTGAGCGAGGCGCGCGCCACGTGCCGGATGCTGCACGCCACCGGGCTCGGCGTGCCGCTGGTCGCGGTGGTCACCGAGGCGGGCCTGATCGCGCTCAACGCGGACTGGGGCGTCGACGACGTGATCCTGGCCGGCGCCGGGCCGGCCGAGGTGGAGGCCCGGCTGCGGCTCGCGGTCGGCCGGCTGAGCAACGCCACAGCCGGCGCCGGCGGCTCGATCCGGGCCGGTGAGCTGAACATCGACCCGGACACCTACGCCGCGAAGCTCAAGGGCCGCCCGCTCGACCTCACGTACAAGGAGTTCGAGCTGTTGAAGTTCCTGGCCCAGCACCCGGGGCGGGTGTTCACCCGGGACCAGTTGCTGCGCGAGGTCTGGGGCTACGACTACTTCGGCGGCACCCGGACGGTCGACGTGCACGTGCGGCGCCTGCGCGCCAAGCTCGGCTCGGAGTACGAGTCGATGATCGGCACGGTGCGCCAGGTGGGCTACAAGTTCGTCGTCCCGCCGTCGCGCTCGCTGCCGGAGTCGGAGCCCGCCCCGCTGCCGGTCTGA
- the pstS gene encoding phosphate ABC transporter substrate-binding protein PstS, with translation MKLQRHGAIACLALTAVLGLSACGSDNNEPASASGSTAAVDCATGTLNAQGSSAQKNAMAEWIKAYQQKCAGSTINYEPSGSGAGIQAFIAGTADFAGSDSPLKPEEQPQADAKCTGGQALNLPMVIGPVAVVYNVSGADNLQLSPATLAKIFAGTVTKWDDAAIKADNPDAKLPSTAIQAVHRSDESGTTDNFTKYLSKTAEADWTLGNSKAWKAPGGVGAAKSDGVASKVKSTDGTISYVEWSYAENSDLKMAKIKNGNGEFVELTGDSAGKTIAGAKFEGQGNDLKMSIDYNTKEAGAYPIVLATYEIVCSKGLAADKLPLVKGLLGHAASAEGQKELVELGYAPLPETVRTKVEAAVKSLS, from the coding sequence GTGAAGCTCCAGCGGCACGGCGCCATCGCCTGTCTCGCTCTCACCGCGGTTCTCGGTCTCAGCGCCTGCGGCTCGGACAACAACGAGCCCGCCAGCGCCTCCGGTTCCACCGCCGCGGTGGACTGCGCGACGGGCACGCTGAACGCGCAGGGCTCCTCGGCTCAGAAGAACGCCATGGCCGAATGGATCAAGGCGTATCAGCAGAAGTGCGCCGGCAGCACGATCAACTACGAGCCGAGCGGCTCGGGCGCCGGCATCCAGGCCTTCATCGCCGGCACCGCCGACTTCGCCGGTTCGGACTCCCCCCTCAAGCCGGAGGAGCAGCCGCAGGCCGACGCCAAGTGCACCGGCGGCCAGGCGCTCAACCTGCCGATGGTCATCGGCCCGGTCGCCGTGGTCTACAACGTCAGCGGCGCGGACAACCTCCAGCTCAGCCCGGCCACCCTGGCGAAGATCTTCGCCGGCACGGTGACCAAGTGGGACGACGCGGCGATCAAGGCCGACAACCCGGACGCCAAGCTGCCGTCGACCGCGATCCAGGCGGTGCACCGCTCCGACGAGTCGGGCACCACCGACAACTTCACCAAGTACCTCTCCAAGACCGCCGAGGCGGACTGGACGCTCGGCAACTCCAAGGCGTGGAAGGCCCCGGGCGGCGTCGGCGCGGCCAAGTCCGACGGTGTGGCCAGCAAGGTCAAGAGCACCGACGGCACCATCAGCTACGTCGAGTGGTCGTACGCCGAGAACTCCGACCTGAAGATGGCGAAGATCAAGAACGGCAACGGCGAGTTCGTCGAGCTGACCGGTGACTCGGCCGGCAAGACCATCGCCGGCGCCAAGTTCGAGGGTCAGGGCAACGACCTGAAGATGTCGATCGACTACAACACCAAGGAGGCCGGGGCGTACCCGATCGTCCTGGCGACCTACGAGATCGTCTGCAGCAAGGGCCTCGCCGCCGACAAGCTGCCGCTGGTCAAGGGCCTGCTCGGTCACGCCGCCAGCGCCGAGGGGCAGAAGGAGCTGGTCGAGCTCGGCTACGCGCCGCTGCCCGAGACCGTCCGCACCAAGGTCGAGGCCGCGGTCAAGAGCCTCTCCTGA
- a CDS encoding DUF1416 domain-containing protein: MTAASAASTAAAGCAAPDQAAPLPASLDLEKETVITGRVLSESGEVVPGAYVRLLDSTGEFTAEVVTSPAGQFRFFAAPGSWTLRALSRHGNGDTAVAAARGINEVTVSVAA, encoded by the coding sequence ATGACCGCCGCCTCCGCCGCCTCGACGGCTGCCGCCGGCTGCGCCGCGCCGGACCAGGCCGCCCCCCTCCCGGCCAGCCTGGATCTGGAGAAGGAGACCGTCATCACCGGCCGTGTGCTGTCCGAGTCCGGCGAGGTCGTGCCGGGCGCGTACGTGCGGCTGCTCGACTCCACCGGTGAGTTCACCGCCGAGGTGGTGACGTCGCCGGCCGGGCAGTTCCGGTTCTTCGCCGCGCCGGGCTCGTGGACGCTGCGGGCGCTGTCCCGCCACGGCAACGGCGACACCGCCGTGGCCGCGGCTCGCGGGATCAACGAGGTGACCGTCTCGGTCGCCGCCTGA
- a CDS encoding polysaccharide deacetylase family protein — protein MRGSTLRAAGLVVVVLAGLLGSAFALGRSLVPEHPPSNAGATTALTGPHYADQPPSTDFPGGRATAGPSPDAAPDAAPVAPGGDGPYGSLVATGSSRVALTFDDGPDPRWTPQVLALLAQYGVKATFCVVGENAEAHPDLIRSIVAEGHTLCNHSWEHDVNLGKRSPATIRADILRTNDAILAAVPNARIAYYRQPGGAWTHPVVSACADLGLTPLHWSVDPSDWKAPGALAIETLVRTQMVPGSIVLMHDAGGDRSGTVAALQQLLPEMLVRFELESLPVGPQ, from the coding sequence ATGCGGGGCTCGACGCTGCGCGCCGCAGGGCTCGTAGTCGTGGTGCTCGCGGGCCTGCTCGGCTCGGCGTTCGCGCTCGGCCGCAGCCTGGTGCCGGAACACCCGCCGTCGAACGCCGGGGCCACCACGGCGCTCACCGGGCCGCACTACGCCGACCAGCCGCCCAGCACGGACTTTCCCGGAGGCCGGGCCACCGCCGGTCCGAGCCCCGACGCCGCGCCGGACGCCGCCCCGGTCGCGCCGGGCGGCGACGGCCCGTACGGCAGCCTGGTCGCCACCGGCTCGTCCCGGGTCGCGCTGACCTTCGACGACGGTCCCGACCCGCGCTGGACTCCGCAGGTGCTCGCGCTGCTGGCCCAGTACGGCGTGAAGGCGACGTTCTGCGTCGTCGGCGAGAACGCCGAGGCCCACCCGGATCTGATCCGGTCGATAGTGGCCGAGGGCCACACCCTGTGCAACCACTCCTGGGAGCACGACGTCAACCTGGGCAAGCGGTCTCCGGCGACGATCCGGGCCGACATCCTGCGCACCAACGACGCGATCCTGGCCGCCGTGCCGAACGCGCGGATCGCGTACTACCGCCAGCCGGGCGGCGCATGGACGCACCCGGTGGTGTCGGCCTGCGCCGACCTGGGCCTCACCCCGCTGCACTGGAGCGTCGACCCGTCGGACTGGAAGGCGCCCGGCGCGCTCGCCATCGAGACGCTGGTCCGCACGCAGATGGTCCCGGGGTCGATCGTGCTCATGCACGACGCGGGCGGGGACCGCTCCGGCACGGTCGCGGCGTTGCAGCAACTCCTGCCCGAGATGCTGGTCCGGTTCGAGCTGGAGTCGCTGCCCGTCGGCCCGCAGTGA
- a CDS encoding Ms5788A family Cys-rich leader peptide gives MGTHLTKRRAVDLCRVATCLCRPVI, from the coding sequence ATGGGGACCCACCTCACCAAACGGCGCGCGGTCGACCTGTGCCGCGTGGCCACCTGCCTGTGTCGCCCCGTCATCTGA
- the pstC gene encoding phosphate ABC transporter permease subunit PstC — protein MGDTPHRSAGAGTGGNPVATSHERPAGASARPAERSGNPGRPDGGLGGGGALPRARAFGAERAFRGLTLAAGTTVLVVIAAIAIFLVARAVPALRANTESFWTFEGWFPNDNPPQFGIGALAFGTVLSSLLALLMAVPVALGIALYLSHYAPRRLGNGLGFLIDLLAAVPSVVFGLWGRDYFAQPVADLSAWLNRYFGWIPIFGDGPYGNSILLGSVVLAIMVLPIITSLSREVFRQTPTANEEAALALGATRWEMIRTAVLPYGRPGVIAAVMLGLGRALGETIALALTLGSTYAISFNILQSGGNSIAANIANRFAEANDTGRGALIASGLVLFAITLIVNITARAIIHRRREFTESAA, from the coding sequence ATGGGTGACACCCCTCACCGCTCGGCCGGCGCCGGCACCGGCGGGAACCCCGTGGCCACGAGCCACGAGCGACCCGCCGGTGCCTCGGCGCGTCCGGCCGAGCGCTCCGGCAACCCGGGCCGCCCCGACGGCGGCCTCGGCGGCGGCGGCGCCCTCCCCCGGGCCCGCGCCTTCGGCGCGGAACGGGCGTTCCGCGGCCTGACGCTGGCCGCCGGCACCACAGTCCTGGTGGTCATCGCGGCGATCGCGATCTTCCTGGTCGCCAGGGCCGTCCCGGCGCTGCGGGCGAACACCGAGTCGTTCTGGACGTTCGAGGGCTGGTTCCCGAACGACAACCCGCCGCAGTTCGGCATCGGCGCGCTCGCCTTCGGCACCGTCCTGAGCTCGCTGCTGGCGCTGCTCATGGCGGTGCCGGTCGCGCTGGGCATCGCCCTCTACCTGTCGCACTACGCGCCCCGGCGGCTCGGCAACGGCCTGGGCTTCCTGATCGACCTGCTCGCAGCCGTACCAAGCGTCGTGTTCGGCCTCTGGGGCCGGGACTACTTCGCCCAGCCGGTCGCCGACCTGTCCGCGTGGCTGAACAGGTACTTCGGCTGGATCCCCATCTTCGGCGACGGCCCGTACGGGAACTCGATCCTGCTCGGCTCCGTGGTGCTGGCGATCATGGTGCTGCCGATCATCACCTCGCTGTCCCGCGAGGTGTTCCGGCAGACCCCGACCGCGAACGAGGAAGCCGCGCTCGCGCTCGGCGCCACCCGCTGGGAGATGATCCGCACCGCCGTCCTGCCGTACGGGCGGCCCGGCGTCATCGCCGCGGTGATGCTCGGCCTGGGCCGGGCGCTCGGCGAGACCATCGCGCTGGCGCTCACGCTCGGCTCGACGTACGCCATCTCGTTCAACATCCTGCAGAGCGGCGGAAACTCGATCGCCGCGAACATCGCCAACCGGTTCGCCGAGGCGAACGACACCGGCCGCGGCGCGCTCATCGCCTCCGGCCTGGTGCTGTTCGCGATCACGTTGATCGTCAACATCACCGCCCGGGCGATCATCCACCGGCGGCGCGAGTTCACGGAGTCGGCCGCATGA
- a CDS encoding SCP2 sterol-binding domain-containing protein yields MNQAIQEFFASLPARAAAVLNSPVGGTLQIDLADGNRTEHWYVTLAPGSAQVSREELRQADGVLTLSTELFEKLVTGRAAGLAAVLRNEATFSGHVVLFLAFRRFLPQRPDVRDPRDAAREHVRRLV; encoded by the coding sequence GTGAATCAGGCGATCCAGGAATTCTTCGCGTCGTTGCCGGCGCGTGCCGCAGCCGTCCTGAACAGCCCGGTCGGGGGGACGCTTCAGATCGACCTGGCCGACGGCAACCGTACCGAGCACTGGTACGTGACGCTGGCCCCCGGATCGGCGCAGGTGAGCCGGGAGGAGCTACGGCAGGCGGACGGCGTGCTGACGCTGTCCACCGAGCTGTTCGAGAAGCTCGTCACCGGGCGGGCCGCCGGCCTGGCGGCGGTCCTGCGCAACGAGGCCACGTTCAGCGGTCACGTCGTGCTGTTCCTGGCGTTCCGCCGATTCCTGCCGCAACGGCCCGACGTGCGGGATCCCCGGGACGCCGCCCGCGAGCACGTCCGGCGGCTGGTGTGA
- a CDS encoding sulfurtransferase, which produces MSRDTALVSAEWAEKNLDAPGVVFVEVDEDTSAYDTGHIAGAVKLDWRTDLQDQIRRDFVNKSQFEALLSDRGIANDDTVILYGGNNNWFAAYAYWYFKLYGHGDVKLLDGGRKKWELDARPLVTDAVERPKTQYVAQEPDTSIRAFRDEVVAAIGTKNLVDVRSPDEFAGRLLAPAHLPQEQAQRAGHIPTAISVPWSKAANEDGTFKSDDELRKIYAAAGLDDSKETIAYCRIGERSSHSWFVLQELLGHRNVKNYDGSWTEYGSLVGVPVALGDEPGEA; this is translated from the coding sequence ATGAGTCGCGACACCGCACTCGTTTCGGCCGAGTGGGCCGAGAAGAACCTCGACGCCCCGGGCGTCGTCTTCGTCGAGGTCGACGAGGACACCTCGGCCTACGACACCGGGCACATCGCCGGCGCCGTCAAGCTCGACTGGCGCACCGACCTCCAGGACCAGATCCGCCGGGACTTCGTCAACAAGTCCCAGTTCGAGGCGCTGCTGTCCGACCGGGGCATCGCCAACGACGACACCGTGATCCTGTACGGCGGCAACAACAACTGGTTCGCCGCGTACGCGTACTGGTACTTCAAGCTCTACGGCCACGGCGACGTCAAGCTGCTCGACGGCGGCCGCAAGAAGTGGGAGCTGGACGCGCGTCCGCTCGTCACCGACGCGGTGGAGCGGCCGAAGACGCAGTACGTCGCGCAGGAGCCGGACACCTCGATCCGCGCGTTCCGCGACGAGGTGGTCGCCGCGATCGGCACCAAGAACCTGGTCGACGTGCGCAGCCCCGACGAGTTCGCGGGCCGTCTGCTCGCCCCCGCCCACCTGCCGCAGGAGCAGGCGCAGCGGGCCGGTCACATCCCGACCGCGATCAGCGTCCCGTGGTCCAAGGCGGCGAACGAGGACGGCACGTTCAAGTCCGACGACGAGCTGCGCAAGATCTACGCCGCCGCCGGGCTGGACGACAGCAAGGAGACGATCGCTTACTGCCGGATCGGCGAGCGCTCCTCGCACAGCTGGTTCGTGCTCCAGGAGCTGCTCGGGCACCGCAACGTGAAGAACTACGACGGTTCCTGGACCGAGTACGGCTCGCTCGTCGGCGTGCCGGTGGCGCTCGGCGACGAGCCCGGGGAGGCCTGA
- a CDS encoding glycogen debranching N-terminal domain-containing protein, which yields MKDRVSILDGNTFLVSDDRGNIEPSYDFPTGLFAFDTRFLSTWFLTIDGQPLHALSIDDSLSYKTRFFLVPGEPTHYLDANVSVIRSRAIGASLDEELTVLNHSEQEQEFHLRLNIGSDFADLLEIKNRRDKKGRTTPTVERNGLRLTYHREAFRRETLVTSSAPVEVDADGMTFRVRIGPHGEWTTRLHVSTIIYGARGEDIRAVLPLGGQRTAAEIEAEQSALISRAPKLGCDCEPLAGAYRRSLNDLAALRYESITLGVRLLAAGLPWFMTLFGRDSIFTSLQVLPFLPDLVKPTIVMLAGLQGSRVDDFRDEEPGKILHELRYGESAGFEEQPHSPYYGAADTTALFVILLDEYERWTGDADLVRNLENETRAALTWLDTYGDLLGTGYVWYMSRNPETGLPNQCWKDSPEAISYADGRMPEFPRATCELQGYTYDAKMRAARMARTHWQDPAYADRLEQEAAALKERFNRDFWIADREYYALALDPRGQQVDALSSNIGHLLWSGIVDESRAPAIAGHLLGPRLFSGWGVRTLADDQGRYNPVGYHVGTVWPFDNSIIAWGLWRYGFRREAGLLCDALIGASRYFDGRLPEVFAGYERGLTDYPVEYPTACSPQAWSAGTPLLLLRVMLGLEPQGEHLIIDPAVPPGMGRVELLDIPGRWGRVDALGRSREPHEEPAPPPLALPGE from the coding sequence GTGAAGGACCGGGTCAGCATCCTCGACGGCAACACGTTCCTGGTCAGCGACGATCGCGGCAACATCGAGCCGTCGTACGACTTCCCCACCGGGCTGTTCGCCTTCGACACCCGGTTCCTCTCCACCTGGTTCCTCACCATCGACGGGCAACCCCTGCACGCGCTCTCGATCGACGACTCGCTGTCGTACAAGACCCGGTTCTTCCTGGTCCCCGGCGAGCCGACGCACTACCTGGACGCCAACGTCTCGGTGATCCGCAGCCGCGCGATCGGGGCCAGCCTCGACGAGGAACTGACAGTGCTCAATCACTCCGAACAGGAACAGGAGTTCCACCTCCGGCTGAACATCGGCTCCGACTTCGCCGACCTCCTGGAGATCAAGAACCGGCGTGACAAGAAGGGACGCACCACGCCGACGGTGGAGCGGAACGGCCTGCGGCTGACCTACCACCGGGAGGCGTTCCGCCGCGAGACGCTGGTGACCAGCAGCGCGCCGGTCGAGGTCGACGCGGACGGGATGACCTTCCGGGTCCGGATCGGCCCGCACGGCGAATGGACCACCCGGCTGCACGTCAGCACCATCATCTACGGCGCGCGTGGTGAGGACATCCGGGCCGTCCTGCCGCTGGGCGGCCAGCGCACCGCTGCCGAGATCGAGGCCGAGCAGAGCGCCCTGATCAGCCGCGCGCCGAAGCTGGGCTGCGACTGCGAGCCGCTGGCCGGGGCGTACCGGCGAAGCCTCAACGACCTGGCCGCGCTCCGGTACGAGTCGATCACGCTCGGGGTCCGGCTGCTCGCCGCCGGCCTGCCCTGGTTCATGACGCTGTTCGGCCGGGACAGCATCTTCACCTCGCTCCAGGTGCTGCCGTTCCTGCCCGACCTGGTCAAACCGACGATCGTCATGCTGGCCGGCCTGCAGGGCAGCCGGGTCGACGACTTCCGGGACGAGGAGCCGGGCAAGATCCTGCACGAGCTGCGCTACGGCGAGAGCGCCGGGTTCGAGGAGCAACCGCACTCGCCGTACTACGGCGCGGCCGACACCACGGCACTGTTCGTGATCCTGCTCGACGAGTACGAGCGGTGGACCGGCGACGCCGATCTGGTACGCAACCTGGAGAACGAGACCCGGGCGGCGCTGACCTGGCTCGACACGTACGGGGACCTGCTCGGCACCGGATACGTCTGGTACATGTCCCGCAACCCGGAGACCGGGCTGCCGAACCAGTGCTGGAAGGACTCACCGGAAGCCATCTCCTACGCCGACGGGCGGATGCCGGAGTTCCCCCGGGCCACCTGCGAGCTGCAGGGATACACGTACGACGCGAAGATGCGCGCCGCCCGCATGGCCCGCACCCACTGGCAGGACCCGGCGTACGCCGACCGGCTGGAGCAGGAGGCCGCGGCGCTGAAGGAACGGTTCAACCGCGACTTCTGGATCGCGGACCGGGAGTACTACGCGCTGGCGCTCGACCCGCGGGGCCAGCAGGTGGACGCGCTCTCCTCGAACATCGGCCACCTGCTGTGGAGCGGCATCGTGGACGAGTCCCGGGCCCCGGCGATCGCCGGGCATCTGCTCGGGCCGCGCCTGTTCTCCGGCTGGGGGGTACGCACGCTCGCCGACGACCAGGGCCGGTACAACCCGGTCGGCTACCACGTCGGCACGGTGTGGCCGTTCGACAACTCGATCATCGCCTGGGGCCTGTGGCGGTACGGCTTCCGCCGGGAGGCCGGCCTGCTCTGCGACGCGCTGATCGGCGCTTCCCGCTACTTCGACGGCCGCCTGCCCGAGGTGTTCGCCGGCTACGAACGTGGCCTCACCGACTACCCGGTGGAGTACCCCACGGCGTGCAGCCCGCAGGCGTGGTCCGCCGGCACTCCGCTGCTGCTGCTACGGGTGATGCTCGGGCTGGAGCCGCAGGGCGAGCACCTGATCATCGACCCGGCCGTACCGCCGGGCATGGGCCGGGTGGAGCTGCTCGACATCCCGGGCCGCTGGGGCCGGGTGGACGCGCTGGGCCGCAGCCGGGAACCGCACGAGGAGCCGGCGCCGCCGCCGCTCGCGCTGCCCGGCGAGTGA
- a CDS encoding LmeA family phospholipid-binding protein — translation MAEAYPAEGRPRRRGRKVLIGFVVLLLVLAGLLVVADRVAAGVAERAIADQVRQEIAKQDAQSAAPQVEVGGFPFLTQVLDGRYQRISIQLTDVRGAVQGDAVEVPKLDVDARNVTASLDTLRSGRGDVVAESVDGRGTVTYESLAKLLDRPGLTLGERNGKLAVTAPVDILGVKLTVNGTADVTVAGGKVALRFNDLTADGLPNVPLARAALTRYAQGISIDVPLPELPFQLNLRKVEPKPEGLVVTADAANVPINSAG, via the coding sequence GTGGCAGAGGCGTATCCGGCAGAGGGCCGACCGCGGCGACGCGGCCGGAAGGTGCTGATCGGCTTCGTCGTCCTGCTGCTGGTGCTGGCCGGGCTGCTCGTCGTCGCCGACCGGGTCGCCGCAGGCGTCGCCGAGCGGGCGATCGCCGACCAGGTGCGGCAGGAGATCGCCAAGCAGGACGCGCAGTCCGCCGCGCCGCAGGTCGAAGTGGGTGGCTTCCCGTTCCTCACCCAGGTGCTCGACGGCCGGTACCAGCGCATCTCGATCCAGCTCACCGACGTGCGTGGCGCCGTCCAGGGTGACGCCGTGGAGGTGCCGAAGCTGGACGTGGACGCGCGCAACGTGACCGCGTCGCTGGACACGCTGCGCTCCGGCCGGGGCGACGTGGTGGCCGAGAGCGTGGACGGGCGGGGCACCGTCACCTACGAGAGCCTGGCCAAGCTGCTGGACCGCCCCGGGCTGACGCTCGGCGAGCGGAACGGCAAGCTCGCCGTGACGGCTCCGGTGGACATCCTCGGCGTCAAGCTCACCGTCAACGGCACCGCCGACGTCACGGTGGCCGGTGGCAAGGTCGCGCTGCGCTTCAACGACCTCACCGCCGACGGCCTGCCGAACGTGCCACTGGCCCGGGCCGCGCTGACCCGGTACGCGCAGGGCATCTCGATCGACGTGCCGCTGCCGGAGCTGCCGTTCCAGCTCAACCTGCGCAAGGTGGAGCCGAAGCCGGAGGGCCTGGTGGTCACGGCGGACGCGGCGAACGTGCCCATCAACTCCGCCGGCTGA
- the mshD gene encoding mycothiol synthase has protein sequence MSPEPTSGPATDRIARTDRLTPDGIDRTDRLTPAEVAEVLALARAAGDADGADPLDEHVLLRLRDPEAPAVHLTARTADGTLTGYAHLDVTAPAEGVGAELVVHPAYRRRGSGRALARGVVDAAPGPLRAWAHGDHPSAAALAVDLGFTRARVLWQMRRPLTAELPAPVVPDGVTLRAFRPGEDDEAWLAVNNSAFAQHPEQGKWTLDDLRVRIAEQWFDKAGFLLAVDSTTGRLLGFHWTKVHERPGSARIGEVYVLGVSPSAHRGGLGRVLTAAGLTHLRDERGLDRVMLYVDESNTAAVALYERLGFAMWSAHVNYQLG, from the coding sequence ATGAGCCCCGAGCCGACGAGTGGTCCCGCAACCGACCGGATCGCCCGGACGGACCGGCTGACGCCGGACGGGATCGACCGGACGGACCGGCTGACGCCGGCCGAGGTCGCGGAGGTGCTGGCGCTGGCCCGCGCCGCCGGGGACGCCGACGGCGCCGACCCGCTCGACGAGCACGTGCTGCTGCGGCTGCGCGACCCCGAGGCGCCCGCAGTGCACCTCACCGCCCGGACCGCCGACGGCACCCTCACCGGGTACGCGCACCTCGACGTCACCGCCCCGGCCGAGGGCGTCGGCGCGGAGCTGGTCGTGCATCCCGCGTACCGGCGGCGGGGTTCCGGCCGGGCGCTGGCCCGGGGAGTGGTGGACGCCGCTCCCGGACCGCTGCGCGCCTGGGCGCACGGCGACCACCCGTCGGCCGCCGCGCTCGCTGTCGACCTGGGCTTCACCCGGGCGCGGGTGCTCTGGCAGATGCGCCGCCCGCTGACCGCCGAGTTGCCGGCGCCGGTCGTGCCGGACGGCGTGACGCTGCGCGCGTTCCGTCCGGGCGAGGACGACGAGGCGTGGCTCGCGGTGAACAACTCGGCTTTCGCCCAGCACCCCGAGCAGGGCAAGTGGACGCTCGACGACCTGCGCGTACGCATCGCCGAGCAGTGGTTCGACAAGGCCGGCTTCCTGCTCGCCGTCGACTCCACGACCGGGCGACTGCTCGGCTTCCACTGGACCAAGGTGCACGAGCGGCCGGGATCGGCCCGGATCGGCGAGGTCTACGTGCTCGGCGTCTCCCCGTCCGCGCACCGGGGCGGCCTGGGCCGGGTGCTCACCGCGGCCGGCCTGACCCACCTGCGCGACGAGCGCGGGCTGGACCGGGTGATGCTCTACGTGGACGAGAGCAACACCGCCGCTGTCGCGCTCTACGAGCGGCTCGGCTTCGCCATGTGGTCCGCGCACGTCAACTACCAGCTCGGCTGA